The following coding sequences are from one Vibrio syngnathi window:
- a CDS encoding glycoside hydrolase family 3 N-terminal domain-containing protein → MALYKDSSASYQTRAQDLLSQMTLVEKVGQLCQSPMLDYDDNKQEYLMKVEQGAYGSRILADTAWAGNAPGESVDPHQLNEIQKVAMEKSRLGIPIIFARDVIYGQKTVLPIPLAQACSWNPKLVEEAYECIAAEAASLGINWTFAPMLDIVRDPRWGRVIESSGEDPYLTSQFAKSVVKGFQGDDPSQPNKLVACAKHFVGYGASEGGRDYDTTELSDNTLHNVHLPPFAAAVKAGVATMMSGFNDLGGTPVTGSRLLIRDWLKGEQKFDGMVVSDWGSISDLEYFQVAKDPSAAALKALDAGVDMAMTHEAYEDTLEELVMSNPSLQENLDEAVYRVLLTKFRAGLFERPYIDPELHKSVLGLEEHKHKALALAEESMVLLKNDGDLLPLDSQGLTIAVIGPHAHSQRQHLGSWCLDGNADDVATIADGIQAAAPENTIITDSSAFSDDMMECAHRGDVVVLCVGESHRRTGEARNIAELVLPPGQEELIEAIGKTGKPLIVVQCTGRPVPSPKVEQYAQSLVYAWQSGTETGNAVGNLLFGRSNPSGKLTMTVPRTTGQIPMYYGRKPIGKMRAYQEYMPYKNEQDTPLYPFGFGLSYSQFEYGKLTAVTSEIAEDENLIVEVEVENVSERAGQEIVQCYISRKVSSTTRPQRELKAFTKCFLKGNERKTIRLTISADDLKFYGSQECFMYEVGDIDIYIGGSCLATESVTVHLG, encoded by the coding sequence ATGGCCTTGTACAAAGACAGCTCTGCGAGTTACCAAACCAGAGCGCAAGACTTACTGTCTCAGATGACGCTTGTCGAGAAAGTGGGTCAGCTTTGCCAATCTCCAATGCTAGATTATGACGACAATAAGCAAGAGTATTTGATGAAAGTGGAGCAGGGTGCGTATGGCTCGCGCATCCTTGCTGACACGGCGTGGGCAGGCAATGCTCCGGGTGAATCGGTTGATCCGCATCAGCTCAATGAGATCCAAAAGGTGGCGATGGAAAAAAGCCGCCTTGGTATTCCCATAATATTCGCTCGTGATGTGATTTACGGCCAAAAGACGGTGCTACCCATTCCTCTGGCTCAGGCATGTTCTTGGAACCCCAAGTTGGTTGAAGAAGCTTATGAGTGCATTGCTGCAGAAGCGGCATCGCTAGGCATTAACTGGACTTTTGCGCCGATGCTCGACATTGTTCGAGACCCTCGTTGGGGCAGAGTGATTGAGAGTTCAGGTGAAGATCCGTACTTAACCAGTCAGTTTGCTAAATCAGTAGTGAAAGGTTTCCAAGGTGACGACCCTTCACAACCCAATAAGCTGGTGGCGTGCGCCAAACATTTTGTTGGTTACGGAGCGTCAGAGGGTGGTCGCGACTACGACACCACGGAATTGAGCGATAACACCTTACACAATGTGCATTTGCCTCCGTTTGCCGCAGCTGTGAAAGCTGGCGTTGCAACCATGATGTCTGGATTTAACGACCTTGGTGGTACACCGGTAACCGGATCTCGCCTATTAATTCGAGACTGGCTCAAAGGCGAGCAGAAGTTTGATGGCATGGTCGTCAGTGATTGGGGCTCTATTTCCGATCTGGAATACTTCCAAGTTGCGAAAGACCCATCGGCAGCGGCGTTAAAGGCGTTGGATGCGGGTGTTGATATGGCGATGACGCACGAAGCATACGAAGATACCCTTGAAGAACTGGTGATGAGCAATCCAAGCTTGCAAGAAAACCTAGATGAAGCCGTTTATCGTGTATTGTTAACCAAGTTTCGCGCTGGTCTGTTTGAACGACCATACATCGACCCTGAACTGCATAAAAGCGTACTCGGGTTAGAGGAACATAAGCACAAAGCGTTAGCTCTCGCTGAAGAGAGCATGGTGCTGCTTAAAAATGATGGTGATTTGCTACCGTTGGACTCACAAGGTTTAACCATTGCTGTGATTGGTCCTCATGCTCATTCACAAAGGCAGCACCTTGGTTCTTGGTGTTTAGATGGCAATGCGGACGACGTAGCAACGATAGCCGATGGCATCCAAGCAGCTGCGCCAGAGAACACCATAATTACTGATTCAAGCGCATTTAGTGATGACATGATGGAGTGTGCGCATCGCGGCGATGTAGTTGTACTCTGTGTCGGTGAAAGTCATCGCCGAACTGGAGAAGCTCGCAATATCGCTGAGCTTGTGCTGCCACCGGGTCAAGAAGAGTTGATTGAGGCAATTGGTAAAACGGGTAAACCTCTGATTGTGGTGCAGTGTACTGGTAGACCTGTACCGTCTCCTAAGGTTGAGCAATACGCCCAGTCGTTGGTTTATGCATGGCAAAGCGGTACAGAGACAGGCAACGCAGTCGGTAACTTACTGTTTGGTCGCAGCAATCCGAGTGGTAAGTTGACCATGACGGTGCCAAGAACGACGGGTCAAATACCGATGTATTATGGCCGCAAGCCGATTGGCAAAATGAGAGCTTATCAAGAGTACATGCCATACAAAAATGAGCAAGATACACCGCTTTACCCATTCGGTTTTGGCTTGAGTTACTCTCAGTTTGAATATGGTAAGTTGACGGCTGTGACATCTGAAATTGCTGAGGATGAGAACCTGATTGTTGAAGTTGAGGTAGAGAATGTATCTGAAAGGGCAGGGCAAGAAATCGTTCAATGCTATATCTCACGTAAGGTATCTTCGACGACTCGCCCTCAACGAGAGCTAAAAGCATTTACAAAATGCTTTTTAAAAGGGAATGAACGTAAAACGATTAGGCTGACGATTTCAGCGGACGACCTAAAGTTCTATGGTTCTCAAGAGTGTTTTATGTATGAGGTTGGTGACATTGACATCTACATTGGGGGAAGCTGTCTAGCGACTGAGTCGGTAACTGTTCATCTTGGGTAA
- a CDS encoding carbohydrate ABC transporter permease encodes MLIRKKNLLIYGTLLIAALIVLYPFFYMVINSFKTGPEIMHSPNSLPKEWSFAGYIKVFDSVNLGRVFFNTIFISVTVTVLNTLFSSMVAYSIVKTNLPGREFWLKVILGSMMIPAILFTIPTYMMMYEWNWINTYRVLIIPGAISAYNIFLMVQFMKQIDNAYLEAARIDGASEMRIFFKIILPMMRPALATVGILTFMGAWNDFMGPLLYVRDESLMTLQLALYNFKTEVPGTNLEQLWAMTTMIAVPVVIVFFCLQKNFIKAFTGVGVK; translated from the coding sequence ATGTTGATAAGAAAAAAAAACCTACTGATTTATGGCACACTTTTGATTGCCGCTCTTATTGTGTTGTATCCATTTTTTTACATGGTGATCAACTCATTTAAGACCGGGCCAGAGATCATGCACAGCCCGAACAGTTTACCAAAAGAGTGGTCGTTCGCGGGTTACATCAAGGTGTTTGATTCGGTGAACTTGGGTAGAGTGTTCTTCAACACAATCTTTATTTCGGTCACTGTCACGGTACTGAACACGCTGTTCTCATCGATGGTTGCGTATTCGATTGTCAAAACTAACTTACCTGGCCGCGAGTTTTGGTTAAAAGTGATTCTTGGTTCGATGATGATTCCGGCGATTCTGTTCACCATCCCAACCTACATGATGATGTACGAGTGGAATTGGATTAACACCTATCGCGTGCTGATCATTCCGGGGGCAATCAGTGCGTATAACATCTTCTTGATGGTGCAGTTCATGAAGCAGATAGACAATGCTTACTTGGAAGCGGCACGTATTGACGGTGCGAGTGAGATGCGTATCTTCTTCAAAATCATTCTGCCTATGATGCGACCAGCTCTGGCAACGGTCGGTATTCTGACCTTCATGGGTGCATGGAACGACTTTATGGGGCCACTGCTTTATGTGCGCGACGAATCACTCATGACACTTCAACTCGCACTCTATAACTTTAAAACCGAAGTACCGGGTACCAACTTAGAACAATTGTGGGCGATGACTACCATGATTGCAGTACCTGTTGTGATTGTCTTTTTCTGCCTACAGAAGAACTTCATCAAGGCATTTACTGGCGTAGGGGTTAAGTAA